Genomic window (Pradoshia sp. D12):
TTTAAGTACGGTCGTGATATCGAGATAATCTTTCATTTTCCTAAAAATATTGAAGATGCTAATTATAAATATTAGGATACTCGTGCTTAGGTTTATATTGGTGAGTTCATTCAACAAATTATAAATTAAGAATACCATTGAAAGGTAATAGGTCATTCATTGGCATTCTAGAGTGTAATAATTGAAGATAAAAAATACATATTATATTACCTCTGTATGATGAATATTAGAGAATGGTGGTAGAATACGTTACTTGGAAAACCGAGTATTTATCTAACATTAAAATGTACATTAAGGTAAGGTTATTACAACATATCAATAATATCAGGTTCGTCATCATTATATGATTTAGGCTCTTGAATAAACATCTTCTTGGCTAAGTTACCTATTGTATTGGTTGCAAAAGCATCTACAGTTCCTCCAATAATTCCACCTGCTACAGGAACCATTTTACTTAAATTAATGACTCCTTTTTCTCCAAACTTTGTTAGTAAACGAAATCCTACAGCATGATTAATTTTTTTAATAACCTCAAAAGGTATTTTTTTTATACCTGTTACTGCAAGCTTCCTACCAATTTGAATCCCTGTATTTTTAAGAATGTCTTTAGCTCCGTTTCCTGCTAAACATACATAAACAAAAGTTTTAACCTGATCATCTTTTAGATCATATCCCCCCATATGTGCAATAGCTGCTACCATTCTCATTTGTACGAATATAACACTAGTTATATTTGCAGGGACAGCAACTGGCAAAGTAATAAGTCCTCCTACTCCTGTTAAGAAGCCACTTGTGGCACTTTTAGTATTTTGCCAATTAATTAAACTTTGAACTTTTTGATCAAGTGTACCACTTTTTTGTAAATAACTTTCAGCTAACTCTATGGCTGTGTCCATTCCAGCTATTCCGCCATTAATTGCTTTATCATAAGACCAATCTAAGGCATTCATTATAGCATCGTGGGTTAATCTTTTTTTCTCGTCCACTATATATTCACCTTACCTCTCAGTATTATACTAATATTATAAGTTATTTATCTGACTGTGCTAATTGTTTAATTGATATTATTGTTATCAAAACTAGTTTTTTCAGCAATTGCGGATAACCGGCCATATTTCTAATAGAATCCTTTAATAATTCTGTGGCTCAATACAATTTTCTTTACTATTGGAAGCGAATCTAATCTGTCCAGCTTTCATATTCGGGAATTTTGTAAAACCTACTAATAATTTCTTCATTTAAATACCTCCGTTGATAAAAATAATTATATAAAAGTACGTCTCTATTTTTGTCTCTTCTTGTATGGGGTATATAAAGGTAAATTCGGTCGAGGATCTAGATAATCCATCTTTAACAACAGATTAGTACTGGAGATAATACAGCACTCAGAAAAACGCTTTTTAAGAGTATATAGACCCTCGGCTGCATAAGATGTACAAGCCCTCTTCTGGTTTAGACAGAGAAGACCCTCCTTGTACTTAACCACAGCATCCCAAACACCTTTCCCAAGAATTTTAGATATTTTTATAGGTTTGTAGGATATTTCAATCAATAGGTAAGCGTTATAATGAATTTTGTAAGCGCTTTAATTTATATGATAAAGGGGGAAAAGACGATGAAGAAATTAGGTTTAGTCCTAATGGGGTTACTGACGGTGCTAGCTTTAGCTGCGTGTAGCGATGATGATAAAAAAGCAGGTCAATCCACGAAGGACGGGGCAATTGAGCTTACACTTTGGACTGACTGGACCGAGGATCGGCCGGAAAATACACTTTACAAAGACATTATTTCTAAATTCAATAAAGAACACGATGATATTCAGGTTAAGGTAGAGGCCATACCACATGATCAATATGAAACAAAATTAAGAACGCAAGCCGCTGGAAATCAATTACCTGATATGATGCGTGTATGGCCTGGGGCGAGGACAGAGCCTCTAGCTGAAGGTGGAGCGATCCTTCCCTTAAACCCCATCATTGAGAACTGGGATGGGGTCATTCCTGATGCCATTCTACAAGACTATGCGTTAGATGATAATTATTACGCAATCCCTTCAAACATTAGTATTACAGGATTAATTTACTATCATAAGGACATTCTTCAAGATGTAGGTTTTGATGAGTTTCCTAAAACATATGCGGAATTTAAAAAACTTGTAAAAGCACTTAATGATAAAGAAACGACTCCAATCTCTTTAGGTAACAAAGCAATCTGGCCATTGCAATCTGTTTATATCTCTACAATTGCTGATCGCTTTACTGGAAGTGATTTCTTAGAGAATACATTAAACGGAGATGGCAGCTTCGAGGATCCTCAATTTATCAATGCATTATCTGTGATTGACGAATTAACAAAATTAAAGGCATTTAATGAGGATATGAATACTCTTGATGAAGCTCAATCACGAAATGAATTCATTAAAGGAACTGCAGCGCTCCACTTTGCTGGTTCATGGGCACTTGGGCCAATTTTAGACAGTGTAGAAAATATTGATAACATTGGTGTAGCTCCATTCCCTACGTTTGAAGGTGGTAAAGGGGATCCTGCCAAGATTGCTGGTGCTGCTGGCGGAGGGATTGCCGTTAACAGCAAGTTAAGTAAAGAAGAGCAAGAGGCTGCTTTCACATTCTTAAAATACTACTATGGTGATGAATTATACCAAGGATTAATCAAAGCGAATATTATCGTTCCAGCTAATGTTGAAATGGATGACAGCATTCCTCAAATATTCCAGGATGCTAATAGTTTTGCTCAAGGTGGATTAGTGCCTGTATATGATGCAACATTAACTCCTGAACTTACAGATATTATTAACAATGGCTTGCAATCTATTACATTAGGTGACAAAACACCTAAACAATTAGCGGAAGAGATGCAGAAAGAAAACAAAAGTAAATAATCGTCTATAAGTTTTTTCACAGGTTACTTCATGCAAGTAACCTGTGAATGTTTAGGGGGGAGAAAATGAAATTAACTAAGAAGACTAAAGGGGCGTTTATACTAGGTATATTGCCTGCTTTCTTACTATATATTGTTTTTGCCATTTATCCGATTCTCCAATCCTTCTATTATTCATTCATGGATTGGAATGGATTCAATGAAATGACCTTTGTAGGATTAGATAACTTTAAAAAGCTATTTGCGGATTCGCTATTTTGGAACTCTGTTAAAAATAATATATACGTAGTATTAGTCTCAGTGCTGGGTCAAGTTCCACTTGCTTTATTTTTTGCCCTTTTATTGAATCGTAAAATGAAGGGCGCAAAATTATTTAGAACAATTGGGTTTCTGCCAGTTGTTTTATCAACCGTTGTAATATCATTAACTTGGAGTTTAATATTCAATTCTCGTAATGGATTAATTAATGAATTTCTACGATCAATTGGGTTAGATTCACTCGCACAAAATTGGCTAGGAGATACAAAGTGGGCAATGGCATCTGTCTTAGTAGTTGTTGTTTGGCAGTTTGTTGGTCTATACTTAATTATTTTTCTGGCCGCATTACAAAATATACCTACTGAAGTATTAGAAGCCGCTAAAATGGATGGTGCATCGGAATGGGCAACAACCTGGAAGATTACGATCCCAATGATTTGGGAGACCATTCTAGTTGCGATTACGCTTTGTATTGCAGGCAGTTTGAAAACATTTGATTTAATCTACGTCATGACACACGGCGGTCCAGCACATTCCACGGATGTTATGGCGCTCTATATGTTTAATGAAACATTTTCAAAATTACAGTATGGTTATGGTAGTGCAGTGTCCGTATTTATTTTCTTCTTTAGTCTGATCTTAATAGCAATTGTAAACAAAGTATTAGGAAAGAAAATGATTTAGGAGGTGGGTATAGATGGCGAAAACAAATGAAATACCTAAGAAAAGAAGCTTCAAAAAAGTAAGCATCTATATAGCATTAATTATATTTGCAATCATTAATGCATATCCAATTATTTGGATGGCAATCAACTCCTTTAAATCCGAGAAGGAGTTTGCAACAAACCAATTTGGGTTTCCAAAGAAATTTATAATAGAAAACTATACTGCCGCTTGGGATATTGCTAACTTAGGTGTCCTGTTTAAGAATAGTATTTTTATTACTGTAACAGCGACTGTATTAACCGTTTTTATCGGGGCGTTAGCATCTTATTTCTTATCTCGATTTGATTTCAAGATGAGCAAGTGGTTATATGGATTTTTCATCTTTGGATTATTAATACCGATTCATGCCACATTAGTACCTATGTTTATTCTAATGAAAAATTTAGGACTATTGAATACACCCATCACCTTACTCTTTCCCTATATCGCTTTTCATTTACCCATTACGATCTTTATCCTCACCAGCTTTATGAAGGGCTTTCCTAAGGATATTGAAGAATCTGCAATCATGGACGGGTGCGGAGTTTTTAGAATATTTTGGTCCATCATCCTGCCCATGTCACGTCCGGCAATCGCTACAACTGTCATTCTTAATTTCATCTACAATTGGAATGAATTTTCATTTGCGCTAGTGTTAATTAATGACCCAGAGCTTCAAACATTGCCACTAGGTTTAGCAAACTTTGCAGGTCAATTTACAACCGACTATGGTGCCCAAATGGCTGGTTTAACGATGTCTTTAATTCCAATTGTCATTTTCTACATGATTTTTGAAAAGAATATTGTTAAAGGTATGACAGCTGGTGCGGTAAAAGGGTAAATGAATATGATTCGAAATTGGGGCCTAAAAAAGAAGTTTATGATTATATTCCTTGTATTCATCACACTACCAACAGTATGCTACGGCATTCTCATTTACTACCAAACAACGGAAGTACTTAAAAGACAGCTGGAAGAGGATATCCTTGAAATACTAGAAAAAGATGAACAGAGCCTTTTGTCCATCATACGAGATGTTGAAAGTATGTCCTCCTATATGATTTACAGCGAGGACTTTCGAACATTTTTTAAAACTACACAAGAAACTCCCCTTGCGGATAAAAGTAGTATGGACGGGATAAAAGGCTATTTTACTTTTCAATTGATGTCAAATGAGTATATATCCTCCATCTTATTAAAAGGAGGAAATGGTGAGGAGCTGGCATTTGGTGAACCTGTTTTTGGAAACGAGGATAAGTTAGATCAGGCTGCCATAGACGGAAAAGGATCTCCCATTTGGAGCGATACCTATGGGGTTACAAGTGGGTGGGATGGGAAAAAATATGTTATTAGCCTCTCTAGAGTCATTAACGATTTAAATAAGATTAATCAACCAATTGGCATCGTAAGAATCCGTCTTGATCAGGAAAAAATTAAGAGAAATTTAGAAGTAAAACAAGGTAATTACCTGGTCATGTCAAAGTCCGGTGAAGTTATTCTTCATTCAAATCAAGAGCTAATAGGAAAAAAATACAATGATCCTGCCTTTATCGATTGGGTCAATCATAGTGAGAACCTAGCCTATGATTTTACAAAAAACAACCATAACTATAAAGCTGTTAAAAAAAAGCTGAGTGGGACAAATTGGACATCTATCGTGATTGTAAATGAGGAGCACTTGGTCAAGGAACTGTATACCGTTCGAAATTCGATTCGTAATATGATTTTTCTTCTTCTCATATGTGGAATCATCGCTTTTTATGGATTCTATCGCTCTAATATAAAAAGAGTAATTGAATTAACTGGCCAAACACACCAGCTTGAGAAAGGGGACTTCTCGGCGAATGTGGGCGTTTCAACAAATGATGAAATTGGTCAACTAGGGAAACAGTTTAATAAAATGGTCAAAACAATTCAAAGACATATTGATACAGAATACAAACTGACTATTAAACAAAAGGAATCTGAATTAAAGGCGCTTCAGAATCAAATTGATCCACATTTTCTATACAATACATTAGACATGATTCGATGGACGGCACGCCTTGAAAATGCAATGGAAACAGGTCAGCAAATCGAACAGCTTTCAAAAGTATTCCGAATGAATTTAAATAATGGGAAAATGTGGGTTACAATAGAGGAGGAAATAGCTTATATTGAATCCTATTTAGAATTACAGAAAAGCCGCTTAGGAGAACGTTTATCTTTTTACATTTTTATTGATGAACAAATCAAACGCTCCTACATCATGAAACAATTAATGCAGCCACTAGTTGAAAATTGCATCCAGCACGGTTTTAAAGAATTACCCAGA
Coding sequences:
- a CDS encoding sensor histidine kinase, which codes for MIRNWGLKKKFMIIFLVFITLPTVCYGILIYYQTTEVLKRQLEEDILEILEKDEQSLLSIIRDVESMSSYMIYSEDFRTFFKTTQETPLADKSSMDGIKGYFTFQLMSNEYISSILLKGGNGEELAFGEPVFGNEDKLDQAAIDGKGSPIWSDTYGVTSGWDGKKYVISLSRVINDLNKINQPIGIVRIRLDQEKIKRNLEVKQGNYLVMSKSGEVILHSNQELIGKKYNDPAFIDWVNHSENLAYDFTKNNHNYKAVKKKLSGTNWTSIVIVNEEHLVKELYTVRNSIRNMIFLLLICGIIAFYGFYRSNIKRVIELTGQTHQLEKGDFSANVGVSTNDEIGQLGKQFNKMVKTIQRHIDTEYKLTIKQKESELKALQNQIDPHFLYNTLDMIRWTARLENAMETGQQIEQLSKVFRMNLNNGKMWVTIEEEIAYIESYLELQKSRLGERLSFYIFIDEQIKRSYIMKQLMQPLVENCIQHGFKELPRQGIITIRCYQVENQLWIDVIDNGWGFEECKQDTGYAMKNLKERLEIAFGEPYGLLVLKVESGALVRLILPILWQPINMEKSGEHS
- a CDS encoding extracellular solute-binding protein; translated protein: MKKLGLVLMGLLTVLALAACSDDDKKAGQSTKDGAIELTLWTDWTEDRPENTLYKDIISKFNKEHDDIQVKVEAIPHDQYETKLRTQAAGNQLPDMMRVWPGARTEPLAEGGAILPLNPIIENWDGVIPDAILQDYALDDNYYAIPSNISITGLIYYHKDILQDVGFDEFPKTYAEFKKLVKALNDKETTPISLGNKAIWPLQSVYISTIADRFTGSDFLENTLNGDGSFEDPQFINALSVIDELTKLKAFNEDMNTLDEAQSRNEFIKGTAALHFAGSWALGPILDSVENIDNIGVAPFPTFEGGKGDPAKIAGAAGGGIAVNSKLSKEEQEAAFTFLKYYYGDELYQGLIKANIIVPANVEMDDSIPQIFQDANSFAQGGLVPVYDATLTPELTDIINNGLQSITLGDKTPKQLAEEMQKENKSK
- a CDS encoding carbohydrate ABC transporter permease, which codes for MAKTNEIPKKRSFKKVSIYIALIIFAIINAYPIIWMAINSFKSEKEFATNQFGFPKKFIIENYTAAWDIANLGVLFKNSIFITVTATVLTVFIGALASYFLSRFDFKMSKWLYGFFIFGLLIPIHATLVPMFILMKNLGLLNTPITLLFPYIAFHLPITIFILTSFMKGFPKDIEESAIMDGCGVFRIFWSIILPMSRPAIATTVILNFIYNWNEFSFALVLINDPELQTLPLGLANFAGQFTTDYGAQMAGLTMSLIPIVIFYMIFEKNIVKGMTAGAVKG
- a CDS encoding carbohydrate ABC transporter permease — its product is MKLTKKTKGAFILGILPAFLLYIVFAIYPILQSFYYSFMDWNGFNEMTFVGLDNFKKLFADSLFWNSVKNNIYVVLVSVLGQVPLALFFALLLNRKMKGAKLFRTIGFLPVVLSTVVISLTWSLIFNSRNGLINEFLRSIGLDSLAQNWLGDTKWAMASVLVVVVWQFVGLYLIIFLAALQNIPTEVLEAAKMDGASEWATTWKITIPMIWETILVAITLCIAGSLKTFDLIYVMTHGGPAHSTDVMALYMFNETFSKLQYGYGSAVSVFIFFFSLILIAIVNKVLGKKMI
- a CDS encoding EcsC family protein, with the protein product MDEKKRLTHDAIMNALDWSYDKAINGGIAGMDTAIELAESYLQKSGTLDQKVQSLINWQNTKSATSGFLTGVGGLITLPVAVPANITSVIFVQMRMVAAIAHMGGYDLKDDQVKTFVYVCLAGNGAKDILKNTGIQIGRKLAVTGIKKIPFEVIKKINHAVGFRLLTKFGEKGVINLSKMVPVAGGIIGGTVDAFATNTIGNLAKKMFIQEPKSYNDDEPDIIDML